One window of Posidoniimonas polymericola genomic DNA carries:
- a CDS encoding FliM/FliN family flagellar motor switch protein codes for MSELTPEIAADVVAASQAGAEEAAGALSRALDREFTLEVGESITFDPAAPPEGFGGPSLAVLMAFEGEGAVAMLAESSGLTPDWAPAPDPTGESKLATLAQELSMLLVPETLMADVFEASWVTDAGEALGRGGLADGAAAVPITLKSGDDQGVLWLVWPLSSPGEVLKGGAAGEEAAPEQADDQASDEAGKEGSAAPSEPTPASGAAGEPVRPRIFDFSQLPPYSKSLLKVRVPLMVTLAEKRQTVHEIMALGPGSILSFEKPCDAPIEISIGGQPIATGETVKVGEKFGVKISQMILPAEDFKPILPRQAG; via the coding sequence TTGTCCGAGCTCACGCCAGAAATCGCCGCCGATGTCGTCGCCGCCTCGCAGGCCGGGGCGGAGGAGGCAGCCGGTGCGCTGTCCCGGGCGCTCGATCGTGAATTCACGCTCGAGGTCGGCGAGTCGATCACCTTCGACCCGGCTGCCCCGCCCGAGGGATTCGGCGGACCGAGCCTGGCGGTGCTGATGGCTTTCGAGGGCGAGGGGGCGGTGGCGATGCTCGCCGAGTCGAGTGGCCTGACGCCCGACTGGGCTCCGGCGCCCGACCCGACCGGCGAGAGCAAGCTAGCGACGCTGGCGCAGGAACTGAGCATGCTGCTCGTTCCCGAAACCCTGATGGCCGACGTCTTCGAGGCGTCGTGGGTGACCGACGCCGGCGAGGCGCTCGGACGTGGCGGCCTGGCCGACGGCGCGGCCGCCGTGCCGATCACGCTCAAGTCGGGCGATGACCAAGGCGTGCTGTGGCTGGTGTGGCCGCTGAGCTCGCCGGGCGAGGTGCTCAAGGGCGGAGCGGCCGGGGAGGAAGCGGCGCCCGAGCAGGCCGACGACCAAGCAAGCGACGAGGCGGGCAAAGAGGGGTCGGCCGCACCCTCCGAACCGACCCCAGCGAGCGGGGCGGCCGGCGAGCCTGTCCGCCCGCGGATCTTCGACTTCTCTCAGCTGCCCCCGTACAGCAAGAGCCTGCTGAAGGTGCGGGTGCCGCTGATGGTGACCCTCGCCGAGAAGCGGCAGACCGTGCACGAGATCATGGCGCTCGGGCCGGGCTCGATCCTGTCCTTTGAGAAGCCGTGCGACGCGCCGATCGAGATCTCGATCGGCGGCCAGCCGATCGCCACCGGCGAGACCGTCAAGGTGGGCGAGAAGTTTGGCGTGAAGATCAGCCAGATGATCCTGCCGGCCGAGGACTTCAAGCCGATCCTCCCGCGGCAGGCCGGCTAG